The following proteins are co-located in the Ensifer sp. WSM1721 genome:
- a CDS encoding NYN domain-containing protein, translated as MFDPREKIALFIDGANLYATSKSLGFDIDYRKLLAAFQKRAYLLRAYYYTALIEDLEFSSIRPLIDWLDYNGYTVVTKPAKEYTDAQGRRKIKGNMDIELAIDAMQQAEVLDHLVIFSGDGDYTTLVEALQRKGRKVSVVSTMSTQPPMIADELRRQADCFIDLISLRKEIDRHPPDSATRPVAPTNVDVNS; from the coding sequence TTGTTCGATCCCCGCGAGAAGATCGCGCTTTTCATCGATGGCGCCAATCTCTACGCCACATCCAAGAGCTTGGGCTTCGACATCGACTACCGCAAATTGCTCGCCGCGTTCCAGAAACGGGCGTACCTCCTGCGAGCCTACTATTACACGGCACTTATCGAAGACTTGGAGTTTTCCTCGATCCGCCCTTTGATCGACTGGCTGGACTATAACGGCTACACGGTCGTGACAAAGCCTGCCAAGGAATACACGGATGCCCAAGGTCGCCGCAAGATCAAAGGCAATATGGACATAGAACTCGCTATCGATGCGATGCAGCAGGCCGAAGTGCTCGATCATTTGGTGATCTTCTCCGGCGACGGCGATTACACCACCCTGGTGGAGGCGCTGCAACGAAAAGGCCGCAAGGTTTCCGTTGTCTCGACAATGTCGACGCAGCCGCCGATGATTGCCGACGAACTACGCCGTCAAGCCGACTGTTTCATCGACCTGATCAGCCTGCGTAAGGAGATCGACCGCCATCCGCCGGATTCCGCGACACGGCCGGTGGCCCCGACCAACGTGGACGTAAACTCATAA